The stretch of DNA ACATGCTCAATATGTACACTgaatataattttacaaataAGTATTTAACATCTATGTCTGATATATTATCGCTGCTAGTGGATAATGAGGAGGAAGACGAGGAATGAAATGGTAAAGTATAAGATTCGAGAGAACTACGAGTATTTCTGGAGACTGTTAACGATCTTCTCAGTTTTCACGGTGATCCAATGAATGATTTTATGTTTGTGCACGCGCAGAAATACCGCCGGCTGTAGGACTAATTTCCAGTTCGATTGTTGGTACCGGAAAGAGAATATGTTTTGCTGCTGAGGTAGAATCCGAGATCCCTAGACAACTCCATCGAGCACCAACACCCTACCCCAAAGAGCTGCGCAATCTCGCTAGGCATGCCCGCAATTTGCAACATCAATCGGCTCACGATCAAAGAGTAAGTATCGCTGTTGAGAAATAGTCCTTGATCTGTTTCTCGTACCGGAGATACAGGACTCGCGTGACTCTAAAccacagaaaaagaaaatgacACCAAAAGAGAATATCGATGACATCAAGttggtatttttattttatgttttttttttatgtgtgCTTTGTGTTTACgcaacaacaaaaaaatcgAACGATACAAGACAATTGGCGATTGACACTTCCAGATGCATTTAGAACAGGAGACAATGATCAAAGAAGCTATTATTGCAAAAGCTACTACTACTCTGGACCTTGCCTCAAAAACTGGGACCTGTTTCTCGCAAAGTTTCTTTAATAAGGTACTCATTCAAAAGAATTATGCGAAACAAGGGCAACGCGTGCGTTTCCAGAGTGACTTCTAATATTTCTAGGACTTAAATGCGTTCTTCAAAGTTAAAATTAGGTTGCTGCATAATGCTATCGTCAATATTTCCCCACTGCAAAAATATGCAGGACGATTCGTTGACatcgaaacaaaattttctttaaaatcttAAAGATCAGTTTTGTACCTGAATATGGTAAATAATAAATCTACAGTggtatttcttgattaaaacacTTGCCTTCTaaaatcagacatttcatatgcaacaacctaatgcAAAGGCGAACCGTTAGATATTCAAAgagcaaaaatatttcaagcCGCCCGTTGGATTAATATTTACAAGGAATGATGAAGTATGTATCCTTCAGGGTTCACATGCTTCACTTTCACCTACGGATCGCAACCCATCAACAGGGTACAAGAGCGCAAGCCCTACGGACGTCGGAACAGAGCCGTCAGTGTCAGAGGAGTCATCGGACGAGGCAAACAAGACAGTACTCGCTAAGGAGAAAAGCCCAGACATCCGAGAAGCAAAGTACATTCGCAACCCTACGTCAGAGTATCTCTCCAAACCTCCAACGGTAGCAGATTATGTGAACTCCACGTGGAAACCGGACGAATACTCGAAGGCGAACACGGCAAAGATTGTGGAATCGGAGAAGTTCGCCGTGGGCATTAACAACGGCGATCAAATGCTCGTACAGACGCCAAAATTAAACGAAATTCCCCCGGTACCGCCGCCGTATCATATCGCTGCCGCGTTCTCGAAGAAAGCGGCGCTTTTCCAACAGTTAAACCAATGTACGTATTCATTTGTTAGACCACGTACACATTGAGTCGTGGAAAATGGGgtcaaagaatttttatttcctgaaaaatcGTTTTCATCATAAAATGTGTATGTACATCTTAAAGTACATACTTTCGTGTCTATACACCgcaatttttcaagtaaaatATCAAGAAATGAGTCTTGCGTAGTTCAAATGCAACAACTCGGAACAATTGAACAGTATTTTCAAATGTATTCTTGCTTCAGTAGGTCAGTCGGACTCGCCAACGATCGTCCCTCCGCAAACGGACATGAACATATCAAACCTGAAGGTGTCTCAGGAAATTCCGAATTACGATGGGAACGACGAGTCGTTCAAGGCCGAGGAATACGTGCGTTTATGCAACGAGAAGTTCCCGTCGAACACGGACGGGTCAGACGTGACCATCAGCAACGGGAAAACAAGTTCAACTCCCGATCAGGCGAATTTGTTGACCGAGCCGAGCGAGCAGGAGCAGTCGTTCGAGGGCGACCGATCGTTGAAGCCGAGCAGAATTCCGATTTTGAAAACGAAGCACCTGGAGTCCGCGAATTCGAACAACAGCGACTTGTCCAACAAATGCATGAACTCTTCCACGGAGGATTACGAGAGCCTGAAGATGTTGAACTCATCCTGCATTCCCACGTCCCCTGTAACGGGCAAGAAGTACCGAAGCCCCCTCTCCATGCAATCGAAGTTCTCCGACCGGCCGAAGAAGATCACGAACGGGACCGTGAACAATAACGCGTCCTGCGATAATCTGGCGTCGTTGAACACCACGAACTCGAGTCCGGTTGGGAATCTGAGCGTGGATTGTCAGGACGGACCCCTGAAAACTGTTCCCAATGACACTACGAACGCGAACAGTCCCACGGGTATGAAGAACGAGGTGAATTCTGGTCGAAGTACGCCGGTCTCGCTGAACAATAAATCCTTCAGCGAGTTGAACTGTTCCGACAAGTACAAAATCGGCGGAGGGAACGAGTCGGTCAACTCGGACAGGAGGCCGAGGTTCAAGTGGATGTTTGGCCCCCATAGAAATGCTAATGTAGTACGTAATTTCAAGTATAACAAAGGGTATAACCGAGTTTTTATTCTATTAACTACGACGCAACTActaaaacttaataataataatgaccatcttatccggctataccctgtCTGACCAAAAGTGGCAACCACTAAGACAATCGTTGTTTTTCAGTTGCCTGTTCAAGTCAGAAAGAACCCGGGCCTCGGCTTCAGCATAGCTGGCGGAGTTGCCGGCGCGGAAACTGTAAGTTTTATAGACTAGAAGCGACGCATCATGTTTCTAAGAACTGTCTACGCTATCTACAACCGGCTGACATCGTCCGTTGCGTCTTCAGGGGATCATAGTGACCAAAGTGAACCCGGACGGTCCTGCTCAAGGTACTCTTCGACCCGGAGACAAAATTCTGGAGGTGGACGGCATAGACTTCACGAAATCGGATCACAATAACGCCGTGGCTGTACTTCGAGCGACCGGTGCCGTGGTATCGATGATGATCAGCCGTCACCAATGACGCCAGACCATCGGTTGATCGGTTTTCGGGGATCCCGACTGATTGACGTAAGCCCCCCTTTACCTTCTATCTTTTCTGTGAAACGATCATCGACACACGGAGGAAGATCGACGGCGACGAAGAGGTCTCTTGTTTGCTTCGCTTGTTTGCTACGTTGGTAGGATCATGCTCTCTCTCCGACACTGTCGAGCGACTGATTCGTACGACTGAGGCAGCGTTACCAAAGGTGAGAGTGGGGAGttcagagaaaaagaaaatttttggcTTCCAGTGGTCGCACACGACTCGCATAAATACACgtaaatacacacacacacacacgtgatGTATAAGGCAGGGCTTGGAAACTGTTACAATATCCATTTCGGTACTTGAAACGGTTCTGAGGAACCTTTATGTTCGATAATTCTTGCGAAGAACCGAAATTTTCATTAGTATATTTTTTGGTTACTTCTCAAAGCTGGttctatttaacactaggtttacggtgcACTGTGATTATTTTGCTAgattgcagatctttatgcaaaattttataTCTGAATTGTGACAACCTGGAGTGAAATACAAAgttattttctgttttaatatatttaataggcTGAAGACAATGCAGCagcattttgaaattcttctgatgtcttcaccgttttaaattacacctactcgttctcgtcgtgaatgcataaaattctagATTTATATACTACATTATAAAAATAGGGAAtaaaaataagtttgttgaataattcctcctATATgcggtaaattgaaaatattagtttGACGTGTCCcatgaacctagtgttaagatgGAGGTTCTCCGTGACGGTGTTGATCCGGAGCCTTTGTATAACAGTTCAGAACAGTTTATTTTCGGAATCGTTTCATGCCCTGGTTTAAGGTAAACGAGAAACAATAAGCGACAGACAACAATTCGTTAGGGTATAGAGTAGACTAGAAACATGGTCCCCTGCACAATTATTGGAGGCAAAAGTGGTTTGAACATTGTGATGTACAAGAGAGTTATTTTTAAGAGGATATTTCTTCACGGGCCAATTCGTATGGATAGCGTAAGCTAGTGGCTATTTAACGTACAGTTTAGATAAGTTCAAACCCCTCTCCCCTCGGCCCCTCTTCTGGGGAAAGGAGAAACTGCTGACCCCGTGAACATATGCATTATGTTGTCTTATGGTGTTGGTTGTATTCGTGCGGACTCGCTTGTTCTCCTCGTGGAGAGCTGACAATGTGCCAGAAACAAAATACTATTTATTAACCGTATACATGCAAATTATATTAAAGCGAATATATATTATGCGTGTACCGGGTTAGTCGCGACGAATGGAACGCCTGAACGCCTCTGTTCGAGTAAAATATGACCGCAGCAACAATTATTGTAGGTCAAATGTGATTCTCAAGGTCGCTTGAAGGTCGTCGGTGTTTCTCTTTCAACGGCACAATCAAACTAAAAATACGATATTTAAGAAGGCGTCGATGACCTCTAAACGTTTCCGAGAATatcgataaatatttatttcgatgaCAATAGTGCATCTGCGATTCTAATGAAGGTGTTCGGGCGTTTCTGGCGACTCGCCCCGTACATGACACGCAACATTATCTTTGATAGTTGGATGGGTTTTTTGCACACTTTTCCGTTtctttttatacatatattttttacgGATGAAAATGTTTTGTATTCTGTGAAACATTCTATCTCGCGAATCTGAGACGCACAGACATTACGACGAGCGAGTTCCCTTTTCTtttatgtttcttttttttttttataaatttgtgTTTTTTTTACGAGATGCCGAGCGCAAAAACTCATGCGCTAGAGAAAAAGTATTCTTCAATGTGccgtaattttttatttcgttttgtgCATCGTTTTTATCGGTCGT from Halictus rubicundus isolate RS-2024b chromosome 8, iyHalRubi1_principal, whole genome shotgun sequence encodes:
- the Lap1 gene encoding leucine rich repeat containing protein 7 lap1 isoform X3; its protein translation is MGSAWWQCAACLRAQEEDICELNLSHCNLYDVPPDVFIYERTLEKLCLDCNRIKDLPRPLFQCHELRVLSLSDNEVTTLPPAIASLINLEYLDLSKNSIKELPDSIKECKNLRSIDISVNPFERFPDAITHIVELRELYINDAYIEYLPANFGRLSALRTLELRVNNMMTLPKSMSRLINLQRLDIGNNDFTELPEVVGDLVNLTELWIDGNDIKRIPVNINQLYRLNHFDCTMNTIHVIPSEIDGWRDISIMHLSSNEIYQLPDSLCYLRTIVTLKVDHNQLSALPNDIGQMSNLEELIVTKNFLEYLPSSIGLLRKLHCLNADNNCLRCLPPEIGSCTSLSLLSLRSNYLTRVPPELGHLSSLRVLNLVNNCIKYLPVSMLNLNNLKALWLSDNQSQPLVPLQQEFNCEEDMMVLSCFMLPQNPRQELEQIPPAVGLISSSIVGTGKRICFAAEVESEIPRQLHRAPTPYPKELRNLARHARNLQHQSAHDQRGSHASLSPTDRNPSTGYKSASPTDVGTEPSVSEESSDEANKTVLAKEKSPDIREAKYIRNPTSEYLSKPPTVADYVNSTWKPDEYSKANTAKIVESEKFAVGINNGDQMLVQTPKLNEIPPVPPPYHIAAAFSKKAALFQQLNQCQSDSPTIVPPQTDMNISNLKVSQEIPNYDGNDESFKAEEYVRLCNEKFPSNTDGSDVTISNGKTSSTPDQANLLTEPSEQEQSFEGDRSLKPSRIPILKTKHLESANSNNSDLSNKCMNSSTEDYESLKMLNSSCIPTSPVTGKKYRSPLSMQSKFSDRPKKITNGTVNNNASCDNLASLNTTNSSPVGNLSVDCQDGPLKTVPNDTTNANSPTGMKNEVNSGRSTPVSLNNKSFSELNCSDKYKIGGGNESVNSDRRPRFKWMFGPHRNANVLPVQVRKNPGLGFSIAGGVAGAETGIIVTKVNPDGPAQGTLRPGDKILEVDGIDFTKSDHNNAVAVLRATGAVVSMMISRHQ
- the Lap1 gene encoding leucine rich repeat containing protein 7 lap1 isoform X1, producing MGSAWWQCAACLRAQEEDICELNLSHCNLYDVPPDVFIYERTLEKLCLDCNRIKDLPRPLFQCHELRVLSLSDNEVTTLPPAIASLINLEYLDLSKNSIKELPDSIKECKNLRSIDISVNPFERFPDAITHIVELRELYINDAYIEYLPANFGRLSALRTLELRVNNMMTLPKSMSRLINLQRLDIGNNDFTELPEVVGDLVNLTELWIDGNDIKRIPVNINQLYRLNHFDCTMNTIHVIPSEIDGWRDISIMHLSSNEIYQLPDSLCYLRTIVTLKVDHNQLSALPNDIGQMSNLEELIVTKNFLEYLPSSIGLLRKLHCLNADNNCLRCLPPEIGSCTSLSLLSLRSNYLTRVPPELGHLSSLRVLNLVNNCIKYLPVSMLNLNNLKALWLSDNQSQPLVPLQQEFNCEEDMMVLSCFMLPQNPRQELEQIPPAVGLISSSIVGTGKRICFAAEVESEIPRQLHRAPTPYPKELRNLARHARNLQHQSAHDQRMHLEQETMIKEAIIAKATTTLDLASKTGTCFSQSFFNKGSHASLSPTDRNPSTGYKSASPTDVGTEPSVSEESSDEANKTVLAKEKSPDIREAKYIRNPTSEYLSKPPTVADYVNSTWKPDEYSKANTAKIVESEKFAVGINNGDQMLVQTPKLNEIPPVPPPYHIAAAFSKKAALFQQLNQCQSDSPTIVPPQTDMNISNLKVSQEIPNYDGNDESFKAEEYVRLCNEKFPSNTDGSDVTISNGKTSSTPDQANLLTEPSEQEQSFEGDRSLKPSRIPILKTKHLESANSNNSDLSNKCMNSSTEDYESLKMLNSSCIPTSPVTGKKYRSPLSMQSKFSDRPKKITNGTVNNNASCDNLASLNTTNSSPVGNLSVDCQDGPLKTVPNDTTNANSPTGMKNEVNSGRSTPVSLNNKSFSELNCSDKYKIGGGNESVNSDRRPRFKWMFGPHRNANVLPVQVRKNPGLGFSIAGGVAGAETGIIVTKVNPDGPAQGTLRPGDKILEVDGIDFTKSDHNNAVAVLRATGAVVSMMISRHQ
- the Lap1 gene encoding leucine rich repeat containing protein 7 lap1 isoform X2 — encoded protein: MGSAWWQCAACLRAQEEDICELNLSHCNLYDVPPDVFIYERTLEKLCLDCNRIKDLPRPLFQCHELRVLSLSDNEVTTLPPAIASLINLEYLDLNISVNPFERFPDAITHIVELRELYINDAYIEYLPANFGRLSALRTLELRVNNMMTLPKSMSRLINLQRLDIGNNDFTELPEVVGDLVNLTELWIDGNDIKRIPVNINQLYRLNHFDCTMNTIHVIPSEIDGWRDISIMHLSSNEIYQLPDSLCYLRTIVTLKVDHNQLSALPNDIGQMSNLEELIVTKNFLEYLPSSIGLLRKLHCLNADNNCLRCLPPEIGSCTSLSLLSLRSNYLTRVPPELGHLSSLRVLNLVNNCIKYLPVSMLNLNNLKALWLSDNQSQPLVPLQQEFNCEEDMMVLSCFMLPQNPRQELEQIPPAVGLISSSIVGTGKRICFAAEVESEIPRQLHRAPTPYPKELRNLARHARNLQHQSAHDQRMHLEQETMIKEAIIAKATTTLDLASKTGTCFSQSFFNKGSHASLSPTDRNPSTGYKSASPTDVGTEPSVSEESSDEANKTVLAKEKSPDIREAKYIRNPTSEYLSKPPTVADYVNSTWKPDEYSKANTAKIVESEKFAVGINNGDQMLVQTPKLNEIPPVPPPYHIAAAFSKKAALFQQLNQCQSDSPTIVPPQTDMNISNLKVSQEIPNYDGNDESFKAEEYVRLCNEKFPSNTDGSDVTISNGKTSSTPDQANLLTEPSEQEQSFEGDRSLKPSRIPILKTKHLESANSNNSDLSNKCMNSSTEDYESLKMLNSSCIPTSPVTGKKYRSPLSMQSKFSDRPKKITNGTVNNNASCDNLASLNTTNSSPVGNLSVDCQDGPLKTVPNDTTNANSPTGMKNEVNSGRSTPVSLNNKSFSELNCSDKYKIGGGNESVNSDRRPRFKWMFGPHRNANVLPVQVRKNPGLGFSIAGGVAGAETGIIVTKVNPDGPAQGTLRPGDKILEVDGIDFTKSDHNNAVAVLRATGAVVSMMISRHQ